A genomic stretch from Hemibagrus wyckioides isolate EC202008001 linkage group LG18, SWU_Hwy_1.0, whole genome shotgun sequence includes:
- the rapgef1b gene encoding rap guanine nucleotide exchange factor 1b isoform X8: protein MSGKIESKHDSQRSHISTFTMKLMDKFHSPKIKRTPSKKGKQSAPEPAIKSTEKPVNKKVSRLEEQEKEVVSALRYFKTIVDKMSVDTKVLQMLPGSASKVLEAILPLMQVEARIQHSSAVSSCHNRVYQSLANLIRWADQVMLEGIDLDDKETVATVTAVIKAVLDGVKELVKLTIEKHEQPSPTSPSKPAPLVAKAESMCEMPLTEREKEILSKTMPTDSLTNISEEEVAPPKPPLPGSKLAEHRSRMQSCFSPVVTEIPPALPPKKRQSTSSPTRIAVVAPMSRTNCGLNLQQGALKQQQEYDVELLQRRFSGGSQSYGGDSPRLSPCSIMGKLSKSDEQLSSLERDSGQCSRNTSCETLDNTEGYDPDYDFLHQDLSVSEPLPFPTVSNSCLSPLPECLSETPVTSPGPAQPRFSAPVVPVSAVGASNGERPPALPQKKRRSAPILSTCQLSEFRPSDEETPTSLATPTFTNGTELSSQSDSPPPLPEKKSRTSKILQYMQFVEDYSEPQPSVFYQTPQSERIYEQRRNKRFQEVYGSNDSYETPPPPALPPKQRQLASHSSSPSSSSSSSLSLLPPSAGVPEEAESAIGLSLSVSNSFLSGHASLTTPTSESANDEGVEGEGEYVNLYSTSQANGDSTHHSDPLAHCDVIHDSTAHIPPPKEGSKEALSKERLKSTDSSHFKEEVDELSLVDHKEIMSRITLKAEGDDGPDVRAGSSDILLVHATETDRKDLVLYCEAFLTTYRTFITPEDLIKKLHYRYTHFCHSPDTFKKRVSKNTFFVLVRVVDELCVVELTEDILRQLMDLVFRLVCNGELSLARVLRKNILDKVEQKRMLQHTHILQPLAARGVSARPGTLHDFRSHEIADQLTLLDAELFYKIEIPEVLLWAKEQNEEKSPNLTQFTEHFNNMSYWVRSIIIQQEKAQDREKLLLKFIKIMKHLRKLNNFNSYLAILSALDSAPIRRLEWQKQTSEGLEEYCTLIDSSSSFRAYRAALADVEPPCIPYLGLILQDLTFVHLGNPDLIDGKVNFSKRWQQFNILDSMRRFQQVHYELKRNDDIVAFFNDFSDHLAEEALWELSLKIKPRNITRRRTERDEKT from the exons ACTCTCAGAGGTCTCATATCTCTACATTCACCATGAAGCTTATGGATAAGTTCCACTCGCCTAAGATCAAGCGGACTCCATCCAAGAAGGGCAAACAGAGTGCTCCCGAACCGGCCATCAAGAGCACCGAGAAACCTGTTAACAAG aAGGTGAGCCGGCTGGAGGAGCAGGAGAAAGAGGTTGTGAGTGCACTGAGATACTTTAAGACCATCGTCGACAAGATGTCGGTGGACACCAAAGTGCTCCAGATGCTGCCTGGCTCCGCTAGCAAAGTCCTAGAGGCCATTCTTCCCCTCATGCAAGTGGAGGCAAGGATCCAACAcag CTCTGCCGTATCATCCTGTCATAATCGTGTTTATCAGAGTTTGGCGAATCTCATTCGCTGGGCCGACCAAGTGATGCTGGAGGGCATCGACCTAGATGACAAAGAAACCGTAGCGACTGTTACTGCAGTGATAAAGGCTGTGCTGGATGGAGTAAAG gagtTGGTGAAACTCACCATAGAAAAACATGAGCAGCCATCCCCAACGTCACCTAGTAAGCCAGCGCCCCTTGTGGCCAAAGCAGAGAG CATGTGCGAGATGCCCCTAACTGAGCGGGAAAAGGAGATCCTTAGCAAGACCATGCCCACGGATAGCTTGACGAACATCTCGGAAGAGGAAGTAGCGCCACCCAAACCTCCTTTACCAGGGTCGAAGTTAGCAGAACACAG GAGCAGGATGCAGTCGTGCTTCAGTCCTGTGGTGACAGAAAT CCCACCTGCTCTGCCCCCGAAGAAGCGTCAGTCCACCTCCTCACCCACACGTATAGCCGTGGTAGCACCCATGAGTAGAACAAACTGTGGCCTCAACCTGCAGCAGGGAGCTCTCAAACAG CAGCAGGAGTATGACGTAGAACTACTACAGAGGCGCTTCTCTGGTGGCAGCCAGTCATACGGTGGGGATTCACCTCGCCTCTCGCCCTGCAGCATTATGGGGAAACTGAGCAAATCAGATGAGCAGCTTTCCTCACTGGAGAGGGACAGCGGCCAATGCTCGCGCAACACTAGCTGTGAGACGCTTG ATAACACTGAAGGGTACGACCCCGACTATGACTTCCTTCATCAGGACCTCTCAGTGTCTGAGCCATTGCCATTTCCCACGGTTTCCAACAGCTGCCTGAGCCCCCTCCCAGAATGCCTCAGTGAGACCCCCGTGACGTCTCCTGGCCCAGCACAACCCCGCTTCAGTGCCCCCGTAGTCCCAGTCAGCGCTGTGGGAGCATCCAACGGAGAACGGCCCCCTGCACTTCCACAGAAAAAGAGGCGCTCTGCTCCCATCCTGTCAACCTGCCAGCTATCTGAATTCCGCCCCTCTGATGAAGAAACACCCACTTCActggccacacccacttttacCAACGGCACTGAACTGTCTTCCCAAAGCGACAGCCCTCCACCTCTACCAGAAAAGAAGAGCAGAACGAGTAAGA ttctcCAGTACATGCAGTTTGTGGAGGATTACTCAGAGCCACAGCCATCCGTCTTCTATCAGACTCCTCAGAGCGAGCGAATCTACGAACAGCGCCGGAACAAACGATTCCAAGAGGTTTATGGGTCCAACGACAGCTATGAGACTCCGCCCCCTCCAGCCCTGCCACCCAAACAGCGACAGCTG GCATCtcactcttcctctccttcttcatcttcctcctcttctctttcactcctccctccctccgcTGGTGTTCCGGAGGAGGCGGAGTCTGCTATTGGCCTCAGCCTTTCTGTGTCTAACTCCTTCCTTAGTGGCCACGCCTCTTTAACCACACCCACG agtgAGAGTGCAAACGATGAAGGCgtagaaggagaaggagagtaTGTGAACCTGTACTCTACCTCACAGGCTAATGGAGACAGCACACACCACTCA GACCCTCTCGCACACTGTGATGTAATTCATGACTCCACTGCTCACATACCACCACCcaaggaaggaagcaaggaagctTTGTCCAAAGAGAG GTTGAAGTCAACAGACTCGAGCCATTTCAAAGAGGAGGTTGATGAGCTTTCTCTCGTTGATCACAAAGAGATCATGAGTCGCATCACTCTAAAAGCCGAG GGGGATGATGGCCCTGATGTCAGAGCCGGCTCAAGCGATATTCTCTTAGTACATGCTACAGAGACGGATCGCAAAG ATCTGGTGTTATACTGTGAAGCTTTTCTAACTACATACAGAACCTTCATCACGCCTGAAGACCTCATCAAAAAACTACATTACAG ATACACTCATTTCTGCCATAGTCCAGATACATTTAAGAAGCGTGTCAGTAAGAATACTTTCTTCGTGCTGGTGCGAGTGGTGGATGAACTCTG cGTGGTGGAGTTGACGGAGGACATCCTCAGGCAGCTGATGGATCTCGTGTTCCGGCTGGTATGTAACGGCGAGCTGAGTCTGGCTCGTGTCCTTCGCAAAAACATTCTGGATAAAGTGGAACAGAAGAGGAtgctgcagcacacacacatcctccagcCGCTAGCAGCACGAGGGGTCTCGGCCAG gccAGGCACACTGCATGACTTTCGCAGCCATGAGATCGCTGATCAGCTTACACTTCTGGATGCAGAGCTCTTTTACAAGATTGAG ATACCAGAGGTCCTTTTGTGGGCGAAGGAGCAGAATGAGGAGAAGAGTCCTAATTTGACTCAGTTTACAGAGCACTTTAACAACATGAGCTACtg GGTGCGCTCAATAATCATACAGCAGGAGAAAGCTCAGGACAGAGAGAAACTTCTGCTCAAGTTCATCAAGATCATGAAG CACTTGAGGAAGTTGAACAACTTTAACTCGTACCTGGCCATCCTGTCAGCTTTGGACTCTGCACCAATCAGGAGGCTTGAGTGGCAGAAGCAGACATCTGAG GGGTTGGAGGAGTACTGTACTTTGATTGATAGTTCATCCTCCTTCCGAGCTTACAGAGCAGCATTGGCTGATGTGGAGCCTCCCTGCATCCcttacct CGGGTTGATCCTGCAGGACCTGACCTTCGTACATCTGGGCAATCCAGACCTGATTGATGGGAAAGTAAACTTCTCCAAGCGCTGGCAACAGTTCAACATCCTGGACAGCATGAGGCGCTTCCAACAAGT ACACTACGAGCTGAAGAGGAACGATGACATCGTGGCGTTCTTCAACGACTTCAGCGACCACCTGGCCGAGGAGGCATTGTGGGAGCTTTCACTGAAGATCAAGCCACGCAACATCACACGGCGCCGGACTGAGCGTGACGAGAAAACCTAG
- the rapgef1b gene encoding rap guanine nucleotide exchange factor 1b isoform X4: MGNTGGRNEACSTEADLIWLAKQEKNADSQRSHISTFTMKLMDKFHSPKIKRTPSKKGKQSAPEPAIKSTEKPVNKKVSRLEEQEKEVVSALRYFKTIVDKMSVDTKVLQMLPGSASKVLEAILPLMQVEARIQHSSAVSSCHNRVYQSLANLIRWADQVMLEGIDLDDKETVATVTAVIKAVLDGVKELVKLTIEKHEQPSPTSPSKPAPLVAKAESMCEMPLTEREKEILSKTMPTDSLTNISEEEVAPPKPPLPGSKLAEHRSRMQSCFSPVVTEIPPALPPKKRQSTSSPTRIAVVAPMSRTNCGLNLQQGALKQQQEYDVELLQRRFSGGSQSYGGDSPRLSPCSIMGKLSKSDEQLSSLERDSGQCSRNTSCETLDNTEGYDPDYDFLHQDLSVSEPLPFPTVSNSCLSPLPECLSETPVTSPGPAQPRFSAPVVPVSAVGASNGERPPALPQKKRRSAPILSTCQLSEFRPSDEETPTSLATPTFTNGTELSSQSDSPPPLPEKKSRTSKILQYMQFVEDYSEPQPSVFYQTPQSERIYEQRRNKRFQEVYGSNDSYETPPPPALPPKQRQLASHSSSPSSSSSSSLSLLPPSAGVPEEAESAIGLSLSVSNSFLSGHASLTTPTSESANDEGVEGEGEYVNLYSTSQANGDSTHHSDPLAHCDVIHDSTAHIPPPKEGSKEALSKERLKSTDSSHFKEEVDELSLVDHKEIMSRITLKAEGDDGPDVRAGSSDILLVHATETDRKDLVLYCEAFLTTYRTFITPEDLIKKLHYRYTHFCHSPDTFKKRVSKNTFFVLVRVVDELCVVELTEDILRQLMDLVFRLVCNGELSLARVLRKNILDKVEQKRMLQHTHILQPLAARGVSARPGTLHDFRSHEIADQLTLLDAELFYKIEIPEVLLWAKEQNEEKSPNLTQFTEHFNNMSYWVRSIIIQQEKAQDREKLLLKFIKIMKHLRKLNNFNSYLAILSALDSAPIRRLEWQKQTSEGLEEYCTLIDSSSSFRAYRAALADVEPPCIPYLGLILQDLTFVHLGNPDLIDGKVNFSKRWQQFNILDSMRRFQQVHYELKRNDDIVAFFNDFSDHLAEEALWELSLKIKPRNITRRRTERDEKT; encoded by the exons ACTCTCAGAGGTCTCATATCTCTACATTCACCATGAAGCTTATGGATAAGTTCCACTCGCCTAAGATCAAGCGGACTCCATCCAAGAAGGGCAAACAGAGTGCTCCCGAACCGGCCATCAAGAGCACCGAGAAACCTGTTAACAAG aAGGTGAGCCGGCTGGAGGAGCAGGAGAAAGAGGTTGTGAGTGCACTGAGATACTTTAAGACCATCGTCGACAAGATGTCGGTGGACACCAAAGTGCTCCAGATGCTGCCTGGCTCCGCTAGCAAAGTCCTAGAGGCCATTCTTCCCCTCATGCAAGTGGAGGCAAGGATCCAACAcag CTCTGCCGTATCATCCTGTCATAATCGTGTTTATCAGAGTTTGGCGAATCTCATTCGCTGGGCCGACCAAGTGATGCTGGAGGGCATCGACCTAGATGACAAAGAAACCGTAGCGACTGTTACTGCAGTGATAAAGGCTGTGCTGGATGGAGTAAAG gagtTGGTGAAACTCACCATAGAAAAACATGAGCAGCCATCCCCAACGTCACCTAGTAAGCCAGCGCCCCTTGTGGCCAAAGCAGAGAG CATGTGCGAGATGCCCCTAACTGAGCGGGAAAAGGAGATCCTTAGCAAGACCATGCCCACGGATAGCTTGACGAACATCTCGGAAGAGGAAGTAGCGCCACCCAAACCTCCTTTACCAGGGTCGAAGTTAGCAGAACACAG GAGCAGGATGCAGTCGTGCTTCAGTCCTGTGGTGACAGAAAT CCCACCTGCTCTGCCCCCGAAGAAGCGTCAGTCCACCTCCTCACCCACACGTATAGCCGTGGTAGCACCCATGAGTAGAACAAACTGTGGCCTCAACCTGCAGCAGGGAGCTCTCAAACAG CAGCAGGAGTATGACGTAGAACTACTACAGAGGCGCTTCTCTGGTGGCAGCCAGTCATACGGTGGGGATTCACCTCGCCTCTCGCCCTGCAGCATTATGGGGAAACTGAGCAAATCAGATGAGCAGCTTTCCTCACTGGAGAGGGACAGCGGCCAATGCTCGCGCAACACTAGCTGTGAGACGCTTG ATAACACTGAAGGGTACGACCCCGACTATGACTTCCTTCATCAGGACCTCTCAGTGTCTGAGCCATTGCCATTTCCCACGGTTTCCAACAGCTGCCTGAGCCCCCTCCCAGAATGCCTCAGTGAGACCCCCGTGACGTCTCCTGGCCCAGCACAACCCCGCTTCAGTGCCCCCGTAGTCCCAGTCAGCGCTGTGGGAGCATCCAACGGAGAACGGCCCCCTGCACTTCCACAGAAAAAGAGGCGCTCTGCTCCCATCCTGTCAACCTGCCAGCTATCTGAATTCCGCCCCTCTGATGAAGAAACACCCACTTCActggccacacccacttttacCAACGGCACTGAACTGTCTTCCCAAAGCGACAGCCCTCCACCTCTACCAGAAAAGAAGAGCAGAACGAGTAAGA ttctcCAGTACATGCAGTTTGTGGAGGATTACTCAGAGCCACAGCCATCCGTCTTCTATCAGACTCCTCAGAGCGAGCGAATCTACGAACAGCGCCGGAACAAACGATTCCAAGAGGTTTATGGGTCCAACGACAGCTATGAGACTCCGCCCCCTCCAGCCCTGCCACCCAAACAGCGACAGCTG GCATCtcactcttcctctccttcttcatcttcctcctcttctctttcactcctccctccctccgcTGGTGTTCCGGAGGAGGCGGAGTCTGCTATTGGCCTCAGCCTTTCTGTGTCTAACTCCTTCCTTAGTGGCCACGCCTCTTTAACCACACCCACG agtgAGAGTGCAAACGATGAAGGCgtagaaggagaaggagagtaTGTGAACCTGTACTCTACCTCACAGGCTAATGGAGACAGCACACACCACTCA GACCCTCTCGCACACTGTGATGTAATTCATGACTCCACTGCTCACATACCACCACCcaaggaaggaagcaaggaagctTTGTCCAAAGAGAG GTTGAAGTCAACAGACTCGAGCCATTTCAAAGAGGAGGTTGATGAGCTTTCTCTCGTTGATCACAAAGAGATCATGAGTCGCATCACTCTAAAAGCCGAG GGGGATGATGGCCCTGATGTCAGAGCCGGCTCAAGCGATATTCTCTTAGTACATGCTACAGAGACGGATCGCAAAG ATCTGGTGTTATACTGTGAAGCTTTTCTAACTACATACAGAACCTTCATCACGCCTGAAGACCTCATCAAAAAACTACATTACAG ATACACTCATTTCTGCCATAGTCCAGATACATTTAAGAAGCGTGTCAGTAAGAATACTTTCTTCGTGCTGGTGCGAGTGGTGGATGAACTCTG cGTGGTGGAGTTGACGGAGGACATCCTCAGGCAGCTGATGGATCTCGTGTTCCGGCTGGTATGTAACGGCGAGCTGAGTCTGGCTCGTGTCCTTCGCAAAAACATTCTGGATAAAGTGGAACAGAAGAGGAtgctgcagcacacacacatcctccagcCGCTAGCAGCACGAGGGGTCTCGGCCAG gccAGGCACACTGCATGACTTTCGCAGCCATGAGATCGCTGATCAGCTTACACTTCTGGATGCAGAGCTCTTTTACAAGATTGAG ATACCAGAGGTCCTTTTGTGGGCGAAGGAGCAGAATGAGGAGAAGAGTCCTAATTTGACTCAGTTTACAGAGCACTTTAACAACATGAGCTACtg GGTGCGCTCAATAATCATACAGCAGGAGAAAGCTCAGGACAGAGAGAAACTTCTGCTCAAGTTCATCAAGATCATGAAG CACTTGAGGAAGTTGAACAACTTTAACTCGTACCTGGCCATCCTGTCAGCTTTGGACTCTGCACCAATCAGGAGGCTTGAGTGGCAGAAGCAGACATCTGAG GGGTTGGAGGAGTACTGTACTTTGATTGATAGTTCATCCTCCTTCCGAGCTTACAGAGCAGCATTGGCTGATGTGGAGCCTCCCTGCATCCcttacct CGGGTTGATCCTGCAGGACCTGACCTTCGTACATCTGGGCAATCCAGACCTGATTGATGGGAAAGTAAACTTCTCCAAGCGCTGGCAACAGTTCAACATCCTGGACAGCATGAGGCGCTTCCAACAAGT ACACTACGAGCTGAAGAGGAACGATGACATCGTGGCGTTCTTCAACGACTTCAGCGACCACCTGGCCGAGGAGGCATTGTGGGAGCTTTCACTGAAGATCAAGCCACGCAACATCACACGGCGCCGGACTGAGCGTGACGAGAAAACCTAG
- the rapgef1b gene encoding rap guanine nucleotide exchange factor 1b isoform X3, which produces MTFSSIGSLQLGTVQMDATGDLKIRASLQDSQRSHISTFTMKLMDKFHSPKIKRTPSKKGKQSAPEPAIKSTEKPVNKKVSRLEEQEKEVVSALRYFKTIVDKMSVDTKVLQMLPGSASKVLEAILPLMQVEARIQHSSAVSSCHNRVYQSLANLIRWADQVMLEGIDLDDKETVATVTAVIKAVLDGVKELVKLTIEKHEQPSPTSPSKPAPLVAKAESMCEMPLTEREKEILSKTMPTDSLTNISEEEVAPPKPPLPGSKLAEHRSRMQSCFSPVVTEIPPALPPKKRQSTSSPTRIAVVAPMSRTNCGLNLQQGALKQQQEYDVELLQRRFSGGSQSYGGDSPRLSPCSIMGKLSKSDEQLSSLERDSGQCSRNTSCETLDNTEGYDPDYDFLHQDLSVSEPLPFPTVSNSCLSPLPECLSETPVTSPGPAQPRFSAPVVPVSAVGASNGERPPALPQKKRRSAPILSTCQLSEFRPSDEETPTSLATPTFTNGTELSSQSDSPPPLPEKKSRTILQYMQFVEDYSEPQPSVFYQTPQSERIYEQRRNKRFQEVYGSNDSYETPPPPALPPKQRQLASHSSSPSSSSSSSLSLLPPSAGVPEEAESAIGLSLSVSNSFLSGHASLTTPTSESANDEGVEGEGEYVNLYSTSQANGDSTHHSDPLAHCDVIHDSTAHIPPPKEGSKEALSKERLKSTDSSHFKEEVDELSLVDHKEIMSRITLKAEGDDGPDVRAGSSDILLVHATETDRKDLVLYCEAFLTTYRTFITPEDLIKKLHYRYTHFCHSPDTFKKRVSKNTFFVLVRVVDELCVVELTEDILRQLMDLVFRLVCNGELSLARVLRKNILDKVEQKRMLQHTHILQPLAARGVSARPGTLHDFRSHEIADQLTLLDAELFYKIEIPEVLLWAKEQNEEKSPNLTQFTEHFNNMSYWVRSIIIQQEKAQDREKLLLKFIKIMKHLRKLNNFNSYLAILSALDSAPIRRLEWQKQTSEGLEEYCTLIDSSSSFRAYRAALADVEPPCIPYLGLILQDLTFVHLGNPDLIDGKVNFSKRWQQFNILDSMRRFQQVHYELKRNDDIVAFFNDFSDHLAEEALWELSLKIKPRNITRRRTERDEKT; this is translated from the exons ACTCTCAGAGGTCTCATATCTCTACATTCACCATGAAGCTTATGGATAAGTTCCACTCGCCTAAGATCAAGCGGACTCCATCCAAGAAGGGCAAACAGAGTGCTCCCGAACCGGCCATCAAGAGCACCGAGAAACCTGTTAACAAG aAGGTGAGCCGGCTGGAGGAGCAGGAGAAAGAGGTTGTGAGTGCACTGAGATACTTTAAGACCATCGTCGACAAGATGTCGGTGGACACCAAAGTGCTCCAGATGCTGCCTGGCTCCGCTAGCAAAGTCCTAGAGGCCATTCTTCCCCTCATGCAAGTGGAGGCAAGGATCCAACAcag CTCTGCCGTATCATCCTGTCATAATCGTGTTTATCAGAGTTTGGCGAATCTCATTCGCTGGGCCGACCAAGTGATGCTGGAGGGCATCGACCTAGATGACAAAGAAACCGTAGCGACTGTTACTGCAGTGATAAAGGCTGTGCTGGATGGAGTAAAG gagtTGGTGAAACTCACCATAGAAAAACATGAGCAGCCATCCCCAACGTCACCTAGTAAGCCAGCGCCCCTTGTGGCCAAAGCAGAGAG CATGTGCGAGATGCCCCTAACTGAGCGGGAAAAGGAGATCCTTAGCAAGACCATGCCCACGGATAGCTTGACGAACATCTCGGAAGAGGAAGTAGCGCCACCCAAACCTCCTTTACCAGGGTCGAAGTTAGCAGAACACAG GAGCAGGATGCAGTCGTGCTTCAGTCCTGTGGTGACAGAAAT CCCACCTGCTCTGCCCCCGAAGAAGCGTCAGTCCACCTCCTCACCCACACGTATAGCCGTGGTAGCACCCATGAGTAGAACAAACTGTGGCCTCAACCTGCAGCAGGGAGCTCTCAAACAG CAGCAGGAGTATGACGTAGAACTACTACAGAGGCGCTTCTCTGGTGGCAGCCAGTCATACGGTGGGGATTCACCTCGCCTCTCGCCCTGCAGCATTATGGGGAAACTGAGCAAATCAGATGAGCAGCTTTCCTCACTGGAGAGGGACAGCGGCCAATGCTCGCGCAACACTAGCTGTGAGACGCTTG ATAACACTGAAGGGTACGACCCCGACTATGACTTCCTTCATCAGGACCTCTCAGTGTCTGAGCCATTGCCATTTCCCACGGTTTCCAACAGCTGCCTGAGCCCCCTCCCAGAATGCCTCAGTGAGACCCCCGTGACGTCTCCTGGCCCAGCACAACCCCGCTTCAGTGCCCCCGTAGTCCCAGTCAGCGCTGTGGGAGCATCCAACGGAGAACGGCCCCCTGCACTTCCACAGAAAAAGAGGCGCTCTGCTCCCATCCTGTCAACCTGCCAGCTATCTGAATTCCGCCCCTCTGATGAAGAAACACCCACTTCActggccacacccacttttacCAACGGCACTGAACTGTCTTCCCAAAGCGACAGCCCTCCACCTCTACCAGAAAAGAAGAGCAGAACGA ttctcCAGTACATGCAGTTTGTGGAGGATTACTCAGAGCCACAGCCATCCGTCTTCTATCAGACTCCTCAGAGCGAGCGAATCTACGAACAGCGCCGGAACAAACGATTCCAAGAGGTTTATGGGTCCAACGACAGCTATGAGACTCCGCCCCCTCCAGCCCTGCCACCCAAACAGCGACAGCTG GCATCtcactcttcctctccttcttcatcttcctcctcttctctttcactcctccctccctccgcTGGTGTTCCGGAGGAGGCGGAGTCTGCTATTGGCCTCAGCCTTTCTGTGTCTAACTCCTTCCTTAGTGGCCACGCCTCTTTAACCACACCCACG agtgAGAGTGCAAACGATGAAGGCgtagaaggagaaggagagtaTGTGAACCTGTACTCTACCTCACAGGCTAATGGAGACAGCACACACCACTCA GACCCTCTCGCACACTGTGATGTAATTCATGACTCCACTGCTCACATACCACCACCcaaggaaggaagcaaggaagctTTGTCCAAAGAGAG GTTGAAGTCAACAGACTCGAGCCATTTCAAAGAGGAGGTTGATGAGCTTTCTCTCGTTGATCACAAAGAGATCATGAGTCGCATCACTCTAAAAGCCGAG GGGGATGATGGCCCTGATGTCAGAGCCGGCTCAAGCGATATTCTCTTAGTACATGCTACAGAGACGGATCGCAAAG ATCTGGTGTTATACTGTGAAGCTTTTCTAACTACATACAGAACCTTCATCACGCCTGAAGACCTCATCAAAAAACTACATTACAG ATACACTCATTTCTGCCATAGTCCAGATACATTTAAGAAGCGTGTCAGTAAGAATACTTTCTTCGTGCTGGTGCGAGTGGTGGATGAACTCTG cGTGGTGGAGTTGACGGAGGACATCCTCAGGCAGCTGATGGATCTCGTGTTCCGGCTGGTATGTAACGGCGAGCTGAGTCTGGCTCGTGTCCTTCGCAAAAACATTCTGGATAAAGTGGAACAGAAGAGGAtgctgcagcacacacacatcctccagcCGCTAGCAGCACGAGGGGTCTCGGCCAG gccAGGCACACTGCATGACTTTCGCAGCCATGAGATCGCTGATCAGCTTACACTTCTGGATGCAGAGCTCTTTTACAAGATTGAG ATACCAGAGGTCCTTTTGTGGGCGAAGGAGCAGAATGAGGAGAAGAGTCCTAATTTGACTCAGTTTACAGAGCACTTTAACAACATGAGCTACtg GGTGCGCTCAATAATCATACAGCAGGAGAAAGCTCAGGACAGAGAGAAACTTCTGCTCAAGTTCATCAAGATCATGAAG CACTTGAGGAAGTTGAACAACTTTAACTCGTACCTGGCCATCCTGTCAGCTTTGGACTCTGCACCAATCAGGAGGCTTGAGTGGCAGAAGCAGACATCTGAG GGGTTGGAGGAGTACTGTACTTTGATTGATAGTTCATCCTCCTTCCGAGCTTACAGAGCAGCATTGGCTGATGTGGAGCCTCCCTGCATCCcttacct CGGGTTGATCCTGCAGGACCTGACCTTCGTACATCTGGGCAATCCAGACCTGATTGATGGGAAAGTAAACTTCTCCAAGCGCTGGCAACAGTTCAACATCCTGGACAGCATGAGGCGCTTCCAACAAGT ACACTACGAGCTGAAGAGGAACGATGACATCGTGGCGTTCTTCAACGACTTCAGCGACCACCTGGCCGAGGAGGCATTGTGGGAGCTTTCACTGAAGATCAAGCCACGCAACATCACACGGCGCCGGACTGAGCGTGACGAGAAAACCTAG